The nucleotide sequence GTGCGAAGGCTCGGCGGCGCCCCAAGCTCTCAAGACGGCCGGTACTCAGGCCCCTCCTCGGTATCCTAGCGACgtcgggccggcccccagttgGTCTGGGCGCACGCGCCGTGACAGGTAGATCCGGTGAGGTCACCGCTCTCCCATTGGCCACCGGAAGTGGCGGGCCTGGGCCCGCCAAGAAAGGGCGCGGGCACGAGCCTGCTCGCGCTGCGCCCTGGACCCTCTCTTCGAGGGAGCGTTCCCTTGCCCCTGGCTGGGAGCCTGGACGGAGAAGAACAACAGACGTGGGGACGACCCACTGCCACCAAGTGGACACCCGCGGGGCCGGGCGACCGTCGCAACTACCCGCTTCCAAAACGTTGGCgccaccccaaaaagaaacccccgTGCCCGTCCGGCCGTCGCTCCCCACCCGCCGGCCCCACCCGACCCCTAACCCCGACTCCTCCACCGCCCCGCAAACCCACCCCAGCCCGCCACCGGCCAGCACCCAGGCAACCACTCTTGCTTCCTGTCCACAGAGGTCGGCCTCTTCTGGAGACTTCCTCCAGATGGAGTCGTACCATAAAGCGGTGGCCTTTGGTgcctggctgctttca is from Equus asinus isolate D_3611 breed Donkey chromosome X, EquAss-T2T_v2, whole genome shotgun sequence and encodes:
- the LOC139042663 gene encoding uncharacterized protein isoform X1 codes for the protein MLSESSQAPKATALWYDSIWRKSPEEADLCGQEARVVAWVLAGGGLGWVCGAVEESGLGVGWGRRVGSDGRTGTGVSFWGGANVLEAGSCDGRPAPRVSTWWQWVVPTSVVLLRPGSQPGARERSLEERVQGAARAGSCPRPFLAGPGPPLPVANGRAVTSPDLPVTARAPRPTGGRPDVARIPRRGLSTGRLESLGRRRAFAPRLAEPHRTWSRRWHLSSPHRTAPRRAAPSRAEPSRAEPSRAGGSASHRAAQELGPSEENAQPTPSMPGNRSRRRRGSSHGQGRPRSRTARAELSFSVSWVEHLLREGHYARRLSPSAPVFLAAVIQYLTAKVLELAGNEACKSGRRRITPELVDMAVHNNALLSGFFGATTISQVAPGR